A DNA window from Arachis hypogaea cultivar Tifrunner chromosome 18, arahy.Tifrunner.gnm2.J5K5, whole genome shotgun sequence contains the following coding sequences:
- the LOC112769134 gene encoding uncharacterized protein isoform X8 has protein sequence MPLQFDFATLLSSLFSVFCFCFRFRFHHCCVRHFASASAVLALRYLGIGKVAAYSSFDHNIFVEEAVMETLPGITKYSDSSFMLSLTSLVRKLSTQETETTYFGKRNPRNADFVGNVDCMWQTCIRNYVARQRHQLFENLLHRFPQKCLLRSTN, from the exons ATGCCTCTCCAGTTCGATTTTGCAACTCTTCTCAGTTCTCTCTTTTCCGTGTTCTGCTTCTGCTTCCGCTTTCGATTTCACCATTGCTGCGTCCGCCACTTTGCCTCTGCTTCTGCTGTTCTCGCTTTAAG ATACCTAGGGATTGGAAAAGTGGCGGCATATAGTTCTTTCGACCACAACATTTTTGTTGAGGAGGCAGTGATGGAGACTTTACCTG GCATAACAAAGTACTCTGATTCATCCTTTATGCTTTCCCTCACATCATTGGTGCGCAAACTGAGTACACAAGAGACAGAAACAACTTACTTCGGCAAAAGAAATCCCAGGAATGCTGATTTTGTTGGCAATGTGGATTGTATGTGGCAAACATGTATCAGAAACTATGTAGCTCGGCAGCGGCACCAACTCTTCGAAAACCTTCTCCACCGGTTCCCACAAAAATGCTTGTTGCGTTCAACAAATTAA
- the LOC112769134 gene encoding uncharacterized protein isoform X4, with translation MLYATRLCLLHSQPLPSRDAYKFDNVEDAVALFNCKVDMHPQPSIVELTKILGTIVKMKYYATAIHLYTHMESKGILPFSVTLNIMINCYGHAGQMGFALSVMSKFVKWGFKPSAVTFTTLMKGLCLNGKILDALYIYGKIVAKGFWFDEVMYGTLINGLCKSGETRVALQRLWKMEGQFVKPNLVMYNIVVDGLCKDGLLNDALDLYFNMLGRGISPDIVTYTSLIYGFCHAGQWKEAGLLLNVIFVKDISLDVYTFNIIIDALCKEEMLLQAHDLCDVMILRGQQPNIITYTILMNGYCLNNKVDEARNLFDMVIERGVVPDVWSYNILIKGYCKINRVDEARNLMKDMFRKNIVPNIVTYNTLVDGLCKAGRISSAREIVNEMHYCGQPFPNVTTYNIILDFVCKNQHLDEAIRLFKSLIFERRFVPNVWSYNILISGYCKNKRLDGAMNLLQDMFKNLDPNIETYNILLHALCDRQQLGKVVILLNQIIDDDICPNLYTYKILVHGL, from the exons ATGTTGTATGCAACGAG GCTATGTCTTCTTCATTCACAGCCGCTTCCATCACGAGACGCTTACAAATTTGATAATGTTGAAGATGCTGTAGCTTTATTTAATTGCAAGGTTGATATGCATCCGCAGCCATCGATTGTGGAATTGACCAAAATCTTGGGAACGATTGTAAAGATGAAGTATTATGCCACGGCTATTCATCTTTATACCCATATGGAGTCAAAGGGCATCCTACCATTTAGTGTTACTTTGAACATCATGATCAATTGTTATGGCCATGCAGGTCAGATGGGTTTTGCACTCTCGGTAATGAGCAAGTTTGTTAAGTGGGGTTTTAAGCCAAGTGCTGTAACTTTTACTACACTAATGAAGGGGTTGTGTCTTAATGGTAAGATTTTGGATGCACTCTACATTTATGGTAAAATAGTTGCAAAAGGATTTTGGTTTGATGAAGTTATGTACGGAACCTTAATCAATGGATTGTGCAAGTCTGGAGAAACAAGAGTTGCTCTTCAAAGGCTTTGGAAAATGGAGGGTCAGTTTGTTAAGCCGAATCTTGTAATGTACAATATTGTTGTTGATGGTTTGTGCAAAGATGGACTTTTGAATGATGCACtggatttatattttaatatgcttGGTCGAGGAATTTCCCCTGATATTGTTACTTACACTTCATTAATATATGGTTTTTGTCATGCGGGCCAATGGAAAGAAGCTGGATTATTGCTGAATGTGATTTTTGTTAAAGACATCAGCCTAGATGTGTATACCTTTAACATAATAATTGATGCATTATGCAAAGAAGAGATGCTATTACAAGCCCACGATTTGTGCGATGTGATGATTCTTAGGGGCCAACAACCAAACATTATTACTTACacaattttgatgaatggatattGTTTGAACAATAAAGTTGATGAGGCAAGAAACTTATTTGATATGGTAATTGAAAGGGGTGTTGTGCCTGATGTTTGGAGTTATAACATCTTGATTAAAGGTTATTGCAAGATTAACAGAGTGGATGAGGCCAGAAATTTGATGAAAGATATGTTTCGTAAGAACATAGTTCCAAACATTGTAACTTACAATACTCTAGTTGATGGCTTGTGCAAAGCTGGTAGAATCTCGTCTGCAAGGGAGATTGTTAATGAAATGCATTATTGTGGTCAACCATTCCCTAATGTAACCACTTATAATATCATTTTAGATTTCGTGTGCAAAAACCAGCATCTTGATGAGGCAATTAGATTATTTAAAAGTCTCATCTTTGAAAGACGTTTTGTTCCAAATGTTTGGAGTTACAATATCTTGATTAGTGGTTATTGCAAGAATAAAAGATTAGATGGAGCCATGAATCTTTTACAAGATATGTTCAAGAATTTGGATCCAAATATTGAAACTTACAATATATTGTTACACGCGTTATGCGACAGACAGCAACTTGGCAAGGTAGTTATACTATTAAACCAAATTATTGATGATGATATTTGTCCTAATTTGTACACATACAAAATACTTGTACATGGTTTATAG
- the LOC112769134 gene encoding uncharacterized protein isoform X3 yields the protein MLYATRYAILKLHRFLLPSSNLLAFMPYAHRTRLCLLHSQPLPSRDAYKFDNVEDAVALFNCKVDMHPQPSIVELTKILGTIVKMKYYATAIHLYTHMESKGILPFSVTLNIMINCYGHAGQMGFALSVMSKFVKWGFKPSAVTFTTLMKGLCLNGKILDALYIYGKIVAKGFWFDEVMYGTLINGLCKSGETRVALQRLWKMEGQFVKPNLVMYNIVVDGLCKDGLLNDALDLYFNMLGRGISPDIVTYTSLIYGFCHAGQWKEAGLLLNVIFVKDISLDVYTFNIIIDALCKEEMLLQAHDLCDVMILRGQQPNIITYTILMNGYCLNNKVDEARNLFDMVIERGVVPDVWSYNILIKGYCKINRVDEARNLMKDMFRKNIVPNIVTYNTLVDGLCKAGRISSAREIVNEMHYCGQPFPNVTTYNIILDFVCKNQHLDEAIRLFKSLIFERRFVPNVWSYNILISGYCKNKRLDGAMNLLQDMFKNLDPNIETYNILLHALCDRQQLGKMSKT from the exons ATGTTGTATGCAACGAGGTATGCAATCCTTAAACTCCATCGCTTTCTTCTGCCATCATCGAACTTACTTGCTTTTATGCCATATGCCCACCGTACAAGGCTATGTCTTCTTCATTCACAGCCGCTTCCATCACGAGACGCTTACAAATTTGATAATGTTGAAGATGCTGTAGCTTTATTTAATTGCAAGGTTGATATGCATCCGCAGCCATCGATTGTGGAATTGACCAAAATCTTGGGAACGATTGTAAAGATGAAGTATTATGCCACGGCTATTCATCTTTATACCCATATGGAGTCAAAGGGCATCCTACCATTTAGTGTTACTTTGAACATCATGATCAATTGTTATGGCCATGCAGGTCAGATGGGTTTTGCACTCTCGGTAATGAGCAAGTTTGTTAAGTGGGGTTTTAAGCCAAGTGCTGTAACTTTTACTACACTAATGAAGGGGTTGTGTCTTAATGGTAAGATTTTGGATGCACTCTACATTTATGGTAAAATAGTTGCAAAAGGATTTTGGTTTGATGAAGTTATGTACGGAACCTTAATCAATGGATTGTGCAAGTCTGGAGAAACAAGAGTTGCTCTTCAAAGGCTTTGGAAAATGGAGGGTCAGTTTGTTAAGCCGAATCTTGTAATGTACAATATTGTTGTTGATGGTTTGTGCAAAGATGGACTTTTGAATGATGCACtggatttatattttaatatgcttGGTCGAGGAATTTCCCCTGATATTGTTACTTACACTTCATTAATATATGGTTTTTGTCATGCGGGCCAATGGAAAGAAGCTGGATTATTGCTGAATGTGATTTTTGTTAAAGACATCAGCCTAGATGTGTATACCTTTAACATAATAATTGATGCATTATGCAAAGAAGAGATGCTATTACAAGCCCACGATTTGTGCGATGTGATGATTCTTAGGGGCCAACAACCAAACATTATTACTTACacaattttgatgaatggatattGTTTGAACAATAAAGTTGATGAGGCAAGAAACTTATTTGATATGGTAATTGAAAGGGGTGTTGTGCCTGATGTTTGGAGTTATAACATCTTGATTAAAGGTTATTGCAAGATTAACAGAGTGGATGAGGCCAGAAATTTGATGAAAGATATGTTTCGTAAGAACATAGTTCCAAACATTGTAACTTACAATACTCTAGTTGATGGCTTGTGCAAAGCTGGTAGAATCTCGTCTGCAAGGGAGATTGTTAATGAAATGCATTATTGTGGTCAACCATTCCCTAATGTAACCACTTATAATATCATTTTAGATTTCGTGTGCAAAAACCAGCATCTTGATGAGGCAATTAGATTATTTAAAAGTCTCATCTTTGAAAGACGTTTTGTTCCAAATGTTTGGAGTTACAATATCTTGATTAGTGGTTATTGCAAGAATAAAAGATTAGATGGAGCCATGAATCTTTTACAAGATATGTTCAAGAATTTGGATCCAAATATTGAAACTTACAATATATTGTTACACGCGTTATGCGACAGACAGCAACTTGGCAAG ATGTCAAAAACATAA
- the LOC112769134 gene encoding uncharacterized protein isoform X1 — protein sequence MLYATRYAILKLHRFLLPSSNLLAFMPYAHRTRLCLLHSQPLPSRDAYKFDNVEDAVALFNCKVDMHPQPSIVELTKILGTIVKMKYYATAIHLYTHMESKGILPFSVTLNIMINCYGHAGQMGFALSVMSKFVKWGFKPSAVTFTTLMKGLCLNGKILDALYIYGKIVAKGFWFDEVMYGTLINGLCKSGETRVALQRLWKMEGQFVKPNLVMYNIVVDGLCKDGLLNDALDLYFNMLGRGISPDIVTYTSLIYGFCHAGQWKEAGLLLNVIFVKDISLDVYTFNIIIDALCKEEMLLQAHDLCDVMILRGQQPNIITYTILMNGYCLNNKVDEARNLFDMVIERGVVPDVWSYNILIKGYCKINRVDEARNLMKDMFRKNIVPNIVTYNTLVDGLCKAGRISSAREIVNEMHYCGQPFPNVTTYNIILDFVCKNQHLDEAIRLFKSLIFERRFVPNVWSYNILISGYCKNKRLDGAMNLLQDMFKNLDPNIETYNILLHALCDRQQLGKVVILLNQIIDDDICPNLYTYKILVHGL from the coding sequence ATGTTGTATGCAACGAGGTATGCAATCCTTAAACTCCATCGCTTTCTTCTGCCATCATCGAACTTACTTGCTTTTATGCCATATGCCCACCGTACAAGGCTATGTCTTCTTCATTCACAGCCGCTTCCATCACGAGACGCTTACAAATTTGATAATGTTGAAGATGCTGTAGCTTTATTTAATTGCAAGGTTGATATGCATCCGCAGCCATCGATTGTGGAATTGACCAAAATCTTGGGAACGATTGTAAAGATGAAGTATTATGCCACGGCTATTCATCTTTATACCCATATGGAGTCAAAGGGCATCCTACCATTTAGTGTTACTTTGAACATCATGATCAATTGTTATGGCCATGCAGGTCAGATGGGTTTTGCACTCTCGGTAATGAGCAAGTTTGTTAAGTGGGGTTTTAAGCCAAGTGCTGTAACTTTTACTACACTAATGAAGGGGTTGTGTCTTAATGGTAAGATTTTGGATGCACTCTACATTTATGGTAAAATAGTTGCAAAAGGATTTTGGTTTGATGAAGTTATGTACGGAACCTTAATCAATGGATTGTGCAAGTCTGGAGAAACAAGAGTTGCTCTTCAAAGGCTTTGGAAAATGGAGGGTCAGTTTGTTAAGCCGAATCTTGTAATGTACAATATTGTTGTTGATGGTTTGTGCAAAGATGGACTTTTGAATGATGCACtggatttatattttaatatgcttGGTCGAGGAATTTCCCCTGATATTGTTACTTACACTTCATTAATATATGGTTTTTGTCATGCGGGCCAATGGAAAGAAGCTGGATTATTGCTGAATGTGATTTTTGTTAAAGACATCAGCCTAGATGTGTATACCTTTAACATAATAATTGATGCATTATGCAAAGAAGAGATGCTATTACAAGCCCACGATTTGTGCGATGTGATGATTCTTAGGGGCCAACAACCAAACATTATTACTTACacaattttgatgaatggatattGTTTGAACAATAAAGTTGATGAGGCAAGAAACTTATTTGATATGGTAATTGAAAGGGGTGTTGTGCCTGATGTTTGGAGTTATAACATCTTGATTAAAGGTTATTGCAAGATTAACAGAGTGGATGAGGCCAGAAATTTGATGAAAGATATGTTTCGTAAGAACATAGTTCCAAACATTGTAACTTACAATACTCTAGTTGATGGCTTGTGCAAAGCTGGTAGAATCTCGTCTGCAAGGGAGATTGTTAATGAAATGCATTATTGTGGTCAACCATTCCCTAATGTAACCACTTATAATATCATTTTAGATTTCGTGTGCAAAAACCAGCATCTTGATGAGGCAATTAGATTATTTAAAAGTCTCATCTTTGAAAGACGTTTTGTTCCAAATGTTTGGAGTTACAATATCTTGATTAGTGGTTATTGCAAGAATAAAAGATTAGATGGAGCCATGAATCTTTTACAAGATATGTTCAAGAATTTGGATCCAAATATTGAAACTTACAATATATTGTTACACGCGTTATGCGACAGACAGCAACTTGGCAAGGTAGTTATACTATTAAACCAAATTATTGATGATGATATTTGTCCTAATTTGTACACATACAAAATACTTGTACATGGTTTATAG
- the LOC112769134 gene encoding uncharacterized protein isoform X6, whose protein sequence is MLYATRLCLLHSQPLPSRDAYKFDNVEDAVALFNCKVDMHPQPSIVELTKILGTIVKMKYYATAIHLYTHMESKGILPFSVTLNIMINCYGHAGQMGFALSVMSKFVKWGFKPSAVTFTTLMKGLCLNGKILDALYIYGKIVAKGFWFDEVMYGTLINGLCKSGETRVALQRLWKMEGQFVKPNLVMYNIVVDGLCKDGLLNDALDLYFNMLGRGISPDIVTYTSLIYGFCHAGQWKEAGLLLNVIFVKDISLDVYTFNIIIDALCKEEMLLQAHDLCDVMILRGQQPNIITYTILMNGYCLNNKVDEARNLFDMVIERGVVPDVWSYNILIKGYCKINRVDEARNLMKDMFRKNIVPNIVTYNTLVDGLCKAGRISSAREIVNEMHYCGQPFPNVTTYNIILDFVCKNQHLDEAIRLFKSLIFERRFVPNVWSYNILISGYCKNKRLDGAMNLLQDMFKNLDPNIETYNILLHALCDRQQLGKMSKT, encoded by the exons ATGTTGTATGCAACGAG GCTATGTCTTCTTCATTCACAGCCGCTTCCATCACGAGACGCTTACAAATTTGATAATGTTGAAGATGCTGTAGCTTTATTTAATTGCAAGGTTGATATGCATCCGCAGCCATCGATTGTGGAATTGACCAAAATCTTGGGAACGATTGTAAAGATGAAGTATTATGCCACGGCTATTCATCTTTATACCCATATGGAGTCAAAGGGCATCCTACCATTTAGTGTTACTTTGAACATCATGATCAATTGTTATGGCCATGCAGGTCAGATGGGTTTTGCACTCTCGGTAATGAGCAAGTTTGTTAAGTGGGGTTTTAAGCCAAGTGCTGTAACTTTTACTACACTAATGAAGGGGTTGTGTCTTAATGGTAAGATTTTGGATGCACTCTACATTTATGGTAAAATAGTTGCAAAAGGATTTTGGTTTGATGAAGTTATGTACGGAACCTTAATCAATGGATTGTGCAAGTCTGGAGAAACAAGAGTTGCTCTTCAAAGGCTTTGGAAAATGGAGGGTCAGTTTGTTAAGCCGAATCTTGTAATGTACAATATTGTTGTTGATGGTTTGTGCAAAGATGGACTTTTGAATGATGCACtggatttatattttaatatgcttGGTCGAGGAATTTCCCCTGATATTGTTACTTACACTTCATTAATATATGGTTTTTGTCATGCGGGCCAATGGAAAGAAGCTGGATTATTGCTGAATGTGATTTTTGTTAAAGACATCAGCCTAGATGTGTATACCTTTAACATAATAATTGATGCATTATGCAAAGAAGAGATGCTATTACAAGCCCACGATTTGTGCGATGTGATGATTCTTAGGGGCCAACAACCAAACATTATTACTTACacaattttgatgaatggatattGTTTGAACAATAAAGTTGATGAGGCAAGAAACTTATTTGATATGGTAATTGAAAGGGGTGTTGTGCCTGATGTTTGGAGTTATAACATCTTGATTAAAGGTTATTGCAAGATTAACAGAGTGGATGAGGCCAGAAATTTGATGAAAGATATGTTTCGTAAGAACATAGTTCCAAACATTGTAACTTACAATACTCTAGTTGATGGCTTGTGCAAAGCTGGTAGAATCTCGTCTGCAAGGGAGATTGTTAATGAAATGCATTATTGTGGTCAACCATTCCCTAATGTAACCACTTATAATATCATTTTAGATTTCGTGTGCAAAAACCAGCATCTTGATGAGGCAATTAGATTATTTAAAAGTCTCATCTTTGAAAGACGTTTTGTTCCAAATGTTTGGAGTTACAATATCTTGATTAGTGGTTATTGCAAGAATAAAAGATTAGATGGAGCCATGAATCTTTTACAAGATATGTTCAAGAATTTGGATCCAAATATTGAAACTTACAATATATTGTTACACGCGTTATGCGACAGACAGCAACTTGGCAAG ATGTCAAAAACATAA
- the LOC112769134 gene encoding uncharacterized protein isoform X5, producing MLYATRLCLLHSQPLPSRDAYKFDNVEDAVALFNCKVDMHPQPSIVELTKILGTIVKMKYYATAIHLYTHMESKGILPFSVTLNIMINCYGHAGQMGFALSVMSKFVKWGFKPSAVTFTTLMKGLCLNGKILDALYIYGKIVAKGFWFDEVMYGTLINGLCKSGETRVALQRLWKMEGQFVKPNLVMYNIVVDGLCKDGLLNDALDLYFNMLGRGISPDIVTYTSLIYGFCHAGQWKEAGLLLNVIFVKDISLDVYTFNIIIDALCKEEMLLQAHDLCDVMILRGQQPNIITYTILMNGYCLNNKVDEARNLFDMVIERGVVPDVWSYNILIKGYCKINRVDEARNLMKDMFRKNIVPNIVTYNTLVDGLCKAGRISSAREIVNEMHYCGQPFPNVTTYNIILDFVCKNQHLDEAIRLFKSLIFERRFVPNVWSYNILISGYCKNKRLDGAMNLLQDMFKNLDPNIETYNILLHALCDRQQLGKKRKTMRHKFFWK from the exons ATGTTGTATGCAACGAG GCTATGTCTTCTTCATTCACAGCCGCTTCCATCACGAGACGCTTACAAATTTGATAATGTTGAAGATGCTGTAGCTTTATTTAATTGCAAGGTTGATATGCATCCGCAGCCATCGATTGTGGAATTGACCAAAATCTTGGGAACGATTGTAAAGATGAAGTATTATGCCACGGCTATTCATCTTTATACCCATATGGAGTCAAAGGGCATCCTACCATTTAGTGTTACTTTGAACATCATGATCAATTGTTATGGCCATGCAGGTCAGATGGGTTTTGCACTCTCGGTAATGAGCAAGTTTGTTAAGTGGGGTTTTAAGCCAAGTGCTGTAACTTTTACTACACTAATGAAGGGGTTGTGTCTTAATGGTAAGATTTTGGATGCACTCTACATTTATGGTAAAATAGTTGCAAAAGGATTTTGGTTTGATGAAGTTATGTACGGAACCTTAATCAATGGATTGTGCAAGTCTGGAGAAACAAGAGTTGCTCTTCAAAGGCTTTGGAAAATGGAGGGTCAGTTTGTTAAGCCGAATCTTGTAATGTACAATATTGTTGTTGATGGTTTGTGCAAAGATGGACTTTTGAATGATGCACtggatttatattttaatatgcttGGTCGAGGAATTTCCCCTGATATTGTTACTTACACTTCATTAATATATGGTTTTTGTCATGCGGGCCAATGGAAAGAAGCTGGATTATTGCTGAATGTGATTTTTGTTAAAGACATCAGCCTAGATGTGTATACCTTTAACATAATAATTGATGCATTATGCAAAGAAGAGATGCTATTACAAGCCCACGATTTGTGCGATGTGATGATTCTTAGGGGCCAACAACCAAACATTATTACTTACacaattttgatgaatggatattGTTTGAACAATAAAGTTGATGAGGCAAGAAACTTATTTGATATGGTAATTGAAAGGGGTGTTGTGCCTGATGTTTGGAGTTATAACATCTTGATTAAAGGTTATTGCAAGATTAACAGAGTGGATGAGGCCAGAAATTTGATGAAAGATATGTTTCGTAAGAACATAGTTCCAAACATTGTAACTTACAATACTCTAGTTGATGGCTTGTGCAAAGCTGGTAGAATCTCGTCTGCAAGGGAGATTGTTAATGAAATGCATTATTGTGGTCAACCATTCCCTAATGTAACCACTTATAATATCATTTTAGATTTCGTGTGCAAAAACCAGCATCTTGATGAGGCAATTAGATTATTTAAAAGTCTCATCTTTGAAAGACGTTTTGTTCCAAATGTTTGGAGTTACAATATCTTGATTAGTGGTTATTGCAAGAATAAAAGATTAGATGGAGCCATGAATCTTTTACAAGATATGTTCAAGAATTTGGATCCAAATATTGAAACTTACAATATATTGTTACACGCGTTATGCGACAGACAGCAACTTGGCAAG AAAAGAAAAACGATGAGGCACAAATTTTTCTGGAAATGA
- the LOC112769134 gene encoding uncharacterized protein isoform X2 encodes MLYATRYAILKLHRFLLPSSNLLAFMPYAHRTRLCLLHSQPLPSRDAYKFDNVEDAVALFNCKVDMHPQPSIVELTKILGTIVKMKYYATAIHLYTHMESKGILPFSVTLNIMINCYGHAGQMGFALSVMSKFVKWGFKPSAVTFTTLMKGLCLNGKILDALYIYGKIVAKGFWFDEVMYGTLINGLCKSGETRVALQRLWKMEGQFVKPNLVMYNIVVDGLCKDGLLNDALDLYFNMLGRGISPDIVTYTSLIYGFCHAGQWKEAGLLLNVIFVKDISLDVYTFNIIIDALCKEEMLLQAHDLCDVMILRGQQPNIITYTILMNGYCLNNKVDEARNLFDMVIERGVVPDVWSYNILIKGYCKINRVDEARNLMKDMFRKNIVPNIVTYNTLVDGLCKAGRISSAREIVNEMHYCGQPFPNVTTYNIILDFVCKNQHLDEAIRLFKSLIFERRFVPNVWSYNILISGYCKNKRLDGAMNLLQDMFKNLDPNIETYNILLHALCDRQQLGKKRKTMRHKFFWK; translated from the exons ATGTTGTATGCAACGAGGTATGCAATCCTTAAACTCCATCGCTTTCTTCTGCCATCATCGAACTTACTTGCTTTTATGCCATATGCCCACCGTACAAGGCTATGTCTTCTTCATTCACAGCCGCTTCCATCACGAGACGCTTACAAATTTGATAATGTTGAAGATGCTGTAGCTTTATTTAATTGCAAGGTTGATATGCATCCGCAGCCATCGATTGTGGAATTGACCAAAATCTTGGGAACGATTGTAAAGATGAAGTATTATGCCACGGCTATTCATCTTTATACCCATATGGAGTCAAAGGGCATCCTACCATTTAGTGTTACTTTGAACATCATGATCAATTGTTATGGCCATGCAGGTCAGATGGGTTTTGCACTCTCGGTAATGAGCAAGTTTGTTAAGTGGGGTTTTAAGCCAAGTGCTGTAACTTTTACTACACTAATGAAGGGGTTGTGTCTTAATGGTAAGATTTTGGATGCACTCTACATTTATGGTAAAATAGTTGCAAAAGGATTTTGGTTTGATGAAGTTATGTACGGAACCTTAATCAATGGATTGTGCAAGTCTGGAGAAACAAGAGTTGCTCTTCAAAGGCTTTGGAAAATGGAGGGTCAGTTTGTTAAGCCGAATCTTGTAATGTACAATATTGTTGTTGATGGTTTGTGCAAAGATGGACTTTTGAATGATGCACtggatttatattttaatatgcttGGTCGAGGAATTTCCCCTGATATTGTTACTTACACTTCATTAATATATGGTTTTTGTCATGCGGGCCAATGGAAAGAAGCTGGATTATTGCTGAATGTGATTTTTGTTAAAGACATCAGCCTAGATGTGTATACCTTTAACATAATAATTGATGCATTATGCAAAGAAGAGATGCTATTACAAGCCCACGATTTGTGCGATGTGATGATTCTTAGGGGCCAACAACCAAACATTATTACTTACacaattttgatgaatggatattGTTTGAACAATAAAGTTGATGAGGCAAGAAACTTATTTGATATGGTAATTGAAAGGGGTGTTGTGCCTGATGTTTGGAGTTATAACATCTTGATTAAAGGTTATTGCAAGATTAACAGAGTGGATGAGGCCAGAAATTTGATGAAAGATATGTTTCGTAAGAACATAGTTCCAAACATTGTAACTTACAATACTCTAGTTGATGGCTTGTGCAAAGCTGGTAGAATCTCGTCTGCAAGGGAGATTGTTAATGAAATGCATTATTGTGGTCAACCATTCCCTAATGTAACCACTTATAATATCATTTTAGATTTCGTGTGCAAAAACCAGCATCTTGATGAGGCAATTAGATTATTTAAAAGTCTCATCTTTGAAAGACGTTTTGTTCCAAATGTTTGGAGTTACAATATCTTGATTAGTGGTTATTGCAAGAATAAAAGATTAGATGGAGCCATGAATCTTTTACAAGATATGTTCAAGAATTTGGATCCAAATATTGAAACTTACAATATATTGTTACACGCGTTATGCGACAGACAGCAACTTGGCAAG AAAAGAAAAACGATGAGGCACAAATTTTTCTGGAAATGA